From the Sphingomonas aliaeris genome, one window contains:
- the ppc gene encoding phosphoenolpyruvate carboxylase yields the protein MADLPTIANNPDIRFLGKLLGDVIRAYGGDTLFERTEYIRAASVDRYRANGTTGETDLGLDRLDIDETLDFVRGFMLFSMLANLAEDRQGITAEEGATVDAALKRLEAEGIGHDAVMKLLDHALIAPVLTAHPTEVRRKSMIDHRNRIAALMAMKDGGIDETPEGDKVEEAILRQIALLWQTRVLRRERLYVTDEVEIALSYLRDVFLPALPALYQRWDRALGSRTPSFLRPGSWIGGDRDGNPFVTAESLRAALGKASEAVLGHYLDAVHALGAELSISTDLAPADAGVERLAEASGDTAASRSDEPYRRALSGIYARLVATHIKLTGKPAPRPGLLTGQAYPDPQSFRADLVAIAHGLAAEDKGPLATGGALGRLIRAVETFGFHLATLDLRQNSAVHERVVAELLKVAGVEPDYLALDEASRVALLRAELSNARPLTSSFADYSEETAGELDIVRAAAEAHARYGAGCITNYIVSMAQSVSDLLEINLLLKEVGLYRAGETPSAAIMAVPLFETIGDLEAAPGIMTEWLALPETAAIAGKRGHQEVMIGYSDSNKDGGYLTSTWSLSVASTALKPVFERAGIGMQLFHGRGGAVGRGGGSSFAAIRAQPFGTVQGRIRITEQGEVIAGKYGTRESAMVNLEAMASATLLASLEPDQLSAADTKRFGAAMDELSGAAFRAYRDLVYGDEAPGFRIFFRQMTPIAEISGLKIGSRPASRTKSDRIEDLRAIPWVFSWAQARTMLPGWYGVGQALAGFEDKGLLREMAECWPFFAASLANMEQVIAKSDMSIAARYAALVEDDTLRDTTFGRIRAGWDQAHDGLLDATGQTRLLEKHPALDASIRLRLPYIEPLNLLQIELIKRRRAGDADERIGEGILLSINAIATALRNSG from the coding sequence TCTGGGGCTCGACCGGCTGGATATCGACGAGACTCTCGATTTCGTTCGCGGTTTCATGCTGTTCTCTATGCTCGCCAATCTGGCCGAGGATCGTCAGGGCATTACAGCCGAGGAGGGCGCTACCGTCGATGCCGCGCTGAAGCGGCTGGAAGCGGAGGGGATCGGCCACGACGCGGTAATGAAACTGCTGGATCACGCGCTGATCGCGCCGGTGCTCACCGCGCACCCCACCGAGGTGCGCCGCAAGTCGATGATCGATCATCGCAACCGCATCGCCGCATTGATGGCGATGAAGGATGGCGGGATCGACGAAACGCCGGAGGGCGACAAGGTCGAGGAAGCGATCCTGCGCCAGATCGCCCTGCTGTGGCAAACGCGCGTGCTGCGTCGCGAGCGGCTGTACGTCACTGACGAGGTTGAGATCGCGCTTAGTTACCTGCGCGACGTGTTTCTCCCGGCCCTCCCGGCCTTGTATCAGAGGTGGGACCGTGCGCTGGGATCGCGCACGCCGAGCTTCCTGCGGCCGGGCAGCTGGATCGGCGGCGATCGCGACGGCAATCCGTTCGTTACCGCGGAGTCCCTGCGCGCGGCGCTCGGCAAGGCGAGCGAGGCGGTGCTGGGCCATTATCTTGACGCGGTGCATGCACTGGGGGCCGAACTCTCCATCTCGACCGATCTCGCGCCCGCCGATGCGGGGGTCGAACGGCTGGCCGAGGCGAGCGGCGATACCGCCGCCAGCCGCAGCGACGAGCCGTATCGCCGTGCGCTGTCGGGCATCTACGCCCGGCTGGTCGCAACGCATATCAAGCTGACCGGCAAGCCGGCGCCGCGCCCCGGCCTGCTGACCGGACAGGCCTATCCCGATCCGCAAAGCTTCCGCGCCGATCTGGTCGCCATCGCGCACGGCTTGGCGGCGGAGGACAAGGGGCCGCTGGCGACCGGCGGTGCGCTGGGGCGGCTGATCCGCGCGGTCGAGACGTTCGGCTTCCATCTGGCCACGCTCGACCTGCGGCAGAACAGCGCGGTGCACGAACGCGTTGTCGCCGAATTGCTGAAGGTAGCAGGGGTCGAGCCGGACTATCTCGCTCTCGACGAAGCGTCGCGCGTCGCGCTGTTGCGGGCCGAACTGTCCAACGCCCGCCCGCTGACCAGCAGCTTCGCCGACTATTCCGAGGAGACGGCCGGGGAACTCGACATCGTCCGCGCCGCGGCGGAGGCGCATGCCCGGTACGGTGCGGGGTGCATCACCAACTATATCGTATCGATGGCGCAGTCGGTGTCCGACCTGCTGGAGATCAACCTGCTGCTGAAGGAGGTCGGGCTGTACCGCGCGGGCGAGACGCCGTCCGCCGCGATCATGGCGGTGCCCCTGTTCGAGACGATCGGCGATCTGGAGGCCGCGCCTGGCATCATGACCGAGTGGCTGGCCTTGCCGGAAACCGCCGCGATCGCGGGGAAGCGCGGGCATCAGGAAGTGATGATCGGCTATTCCGACAGCAACAAGGATGGCGGATATCTCACTTCAACCTGGAGCCTGTCGGTCGCATCGACTGCATTGAAACCGGTGTTCGAACGCGCCGGGATCGGGATGCAATTGTTCCACGGCCGCGGTGGCGCGGTGGGGCGTGGCGGCGGATCGAGTTTCGCCGCGATCCGCGCGCAGCCGTTCGGCACGGTGCAGGGCCGCATCCGCATCACCGAACAGGGCGAGGTGATTGCGGGCAAATACGGCACGCGCGAAAGTGCGATGGTCAACCTGGAGGCGATGGCGTCCGCGACCTTGCTCGCCAGCCTGGAACCGGATCAATTGTCGGCGGCGGACACGAAGCGGTTCGGCGCCGCGATGGACGAATTGTCGGGCGCCGCGTTCCGCGCCTATCGCGATCTCGTCTATGGTGATGAGGCGCCGGGATTCCGCATCTTCTTCCGCCAGATGACACCCATCGCCGAGATCTCCGGCCTGAAGATAGGAAGCCGGCCTGCCAGCCGGACGAAATCGGACCGGATCGAGGATCTGCGCGCGATTCCCTGGGTGTTCAGTTGGGCCCAGGCGCGCACGATGCTGCCCGGCTGGTACGGCGTCGGTCAGGCGCTGGCGGGATTCGAGGACAAGGGGTTGCTGCGCGAGATGGCGGAATGCTGGCCGTTTTTCGCCGCATCGCTTGCCAATATGGAACAGGTGATCGCCAAGTCCGACATGAGCATCGCCGCACGCTATGCCGCTCTGGTCGAGGACGACACGCTGCGCGATACGACCTTCGGGCGGATCAGGGCGGGGTGGGATCAGGCGCATGACGGACTGCTCGATGCGACCGGGCAGACGCGATTGCTGGAAAAGCATCCGGCGCTCGACGCCTCGATCCGGCTGCGCTTGCCCTATATCGAGCCGTTGAACCTGTTACAGATCGAATTGATCAAGCGGCGTCGCGCGGGCGATGCCGATGAACGGATCGGCGAGGGCATTCTGCTGTCGATCAACGCGATCGCAACCGCGCTGCGCAATTCGGGCTGA
- a CDS encoding cytochrome b: MHVTRYTKTAMLLHWVMAVGIVANVALAWLWPTFADENVRPAIDTHKSIGMTLLGLAILRLLWRFAHTPPGYPASYKGWERTASHLVHWGLYLILFAMPLTGWIMDSAYKNAAETPMYWFGTFEFPRIGFIMTMEPGLRDRVHDTFGAAHSLLQWLLYALLLLHIAGALKHQMDGEKELQRMMPGR, from the coding sequence ATGCACGTCACGCGCTACACGAAGACCGCGATGCTGCTGCATTGGGTGATGGCCGTAGGGATCGTCGCCAACGTCGCGCTCGCGTGGCTCTGGCCAACTTTCGCCGACGAGAATGTCCGCCCGGCGATCGATACGCACAAGTCGATCGGCATGACGTTGCTGGGCCTTGCGATCCTTCGGCTGCTATGGCGTTTCGCGCACACGCCGCCGGGCTATCCTGCCAGTTACAAGGGATGGGAACGGACCGCATCGCACCTCGTCCATTGGGGACTGTACCTGATCCTGTTCGCGATGCCGCTGACCGGATGGATCATGGATTCCGCATACAAGAACGCCGCCGAGACGCCGATGTACTGGTTCGGCACGTTCGAGTTCCCACGCATCGGTTTCATCATGACGATGGAGCCGGGACTGCGCGACCGCGTCCACGACACGTTCGGCGCGGCGCACAGCCTGCTGCAATGGCTGCTATACGCGCTGCTCCTGCTGCATATCGCCGGTGCCCTGAAGCATCAGATGGACGGGGAGAAGGAATTGCAGCGGATGATGCCGGGCCGGTAG
- a CDS encoding glycosyltransferase family 2 protein — protein MIQTPAGEKLARAFAAQSPRLKPRIVGVSSRLISVGVLAIFGALIAQAFLRQGIAVWAVGIAYILYDTALLVFTAWRIWPLRDGAVVRPAGDARPQFAVIVAARNEATVIDVTIDRLAAQEDAPDVILIADDGSDDATPEVFAARYGLEPPPFGTISPPSPVLPSLRWLRLPHGGKARALNAAMLEIDAEVMLTVDADTLLEPGAIAAMRAAFAAEPELVAATGVIRPMCGPDWQGRVFEWFQTYEYVRNFLSRHAWEQQHSLLLISGAFAAFRREAVVTVGGFDPDCMVEDYELIHRLHRHAANEALDWRVRVIGRAIARTDAPATLPEFLRQRRRWFGGFLQTQYWNRDMVGNRRFGQLGTQMLPVKALDTVQPIYGLAAFAILIAVLASGRLHIVLPILLIMLTKIAIDLSFHLGSLRLYARWTGQQEGLRWGPALIAAILEPFTFQLFRHLGALLGWVAFLTGKESWTAQSRSAIRASRNVTGDVV, from the coding sequence ATGATCCAGACCCCGGCAGGCGAGAAGCTCGCCCGTGCCTTCGCGGCGCAATCGCCCCGGCTGAAGCCGCGCATCGTCGGAGTTTCCAGCCGCTTGATCAGCGTCGGCGTGCTCGCGATCTTCGGCGCGCTGATCGCACAGGCGTTCCTGCGTCAGGGGATTGCGGTTTGGGCGGTCGGGATCGCCTATATCCTCTACGACACGGCGTTGCTGGTGTTCACCGCATGGCGCATCTGGCCGCTGCGCGACGGCGCGGTCGTGCGCCCCGCCGGCGACGCGCGGCCGCAATTCGCGGTGATCGTCGCGGCACGCAACGAGGCGACGGTGATCGACGTGACGATCGACCGGCTCGCCGCGCAGGAGGATGCACCGGACGTGATCCTGATCGCCGACGACGGATCGGACGACGCGACGCCGGAGGTCTTTGCGGCAAGATACGGCCTGGAGCCGCCGCCGTTCGGGACCATCAGTCCGCCTAGCCCTGTGCTGCCCTCGCTCCGCTGGTTGCGGCTGCCGCATGGCGGAAAGGCGCGCGCGCTGAATGCGGCGATGCTGGAGATCGATGCCGAGGTGATGCTGACGGTCGATGCGGACACGTTGCTGGAACCGGGTGCGATCGCCGCGATGCGTGCCGCCTTTGCCGCCGAACCGGAGCTGGTGGCCGCGACCGGCGTGATCCGCCCGATGTGCGGCCCAGACTGGCAGGGACGGGTGTTCGAGTGGTTCCAGACGTATGAATATGTCCGTAACTTCCTGTCGCGCCATGCCTGGGAACAGCAGCACAGCCTGTTGCTGATATCCGGTGCATTTGCCGCGTTCCGGCGCGAGGCAGTGGTGACGGTGGGCGGGTTCGATCCCGATTGCATGGTCGAGGATTACGAATTAATCCACCGCCTGCATCGCCATGCCGCGAACGAGGCGCTTGATTGGCGCGTCCGGGTGATCGGGCGAGCGATCGCCCGGACCGACGCACCGGCGACCTTGCCCGAATTCCTTCGCCAGCGACGCCGCTGGTTCGGCGGGTTCTTGCAGACGCAATACTGGAACCGCGATATGGTGGGAAACCGCCGGTTCGGTCAGCTGGGCACGCAGATGCTTCCGGTCAAAGCGCTCGACACGGTGCAGCCGATCTACGGGCTCGCCGCCTTCGCGATCCTGATCGCCGTGCTGGCGAGCGGAAGGTTGCACATCGTACTGCCGATTCTGCTGATCATGCTGACGAAGATCGCGATCGATCTGAGTTTCCATCTGGGATCGCTGCGCCTGTATGCGCGCTGGACCGGGCAGCAAGAAGGATTGCGGTGGGGGCCGGCGCTGATCGCCGCGATCCTGGAACCGTTCACGTTCCAACTGTTTCGGCATCTGGGCGCGCTACTCGGCTGGGTCGCTTTCCTGACCGGCAAGGAAAGCTGGACTGCGCAAAGCCGCAGCGCGATCCGCGCGTCACGTAACGTGACCGGCGATGTCGTCTGA
- a CDS encoding fasciclin domain-containing protein, with translation MILTKNKTLRASVLALAVVAGGSTLAFAKGNPMVGGAAMYPTKNIVENAVNSKDHTTLVAAVKAAGLVETLSGPGPFTVLAPTNAAFAKLPAGTVETLVKPENKATLTNILTYHVIPGKISAAAIKANAAKHMGKATYTTVNGGTVTFMKSGKGWGVMDAKGGMAKITIADVNQSNGVIHVIDTVLMP, from the coding sequence ATGATCCTCACCAAGAACAAGACGCTTCGCGCGTCGGTCCTCGCACTTGCAGTCGTTGCCGGTGGTTCGACGCTCGCCTTTGCCAAGGGCAACCCGATGGTCGGTGGCGCGGCAATGTATCCGACGAAGAACATCGTCGAGAATGCCGTCAATTCGAAGGATCACACGACGTTGGTCGCCGCGGTCAAGGCGGCCGGCCTGGTCGAGACGCTGTCGGGCCCCGGTCCTTTCACGGTGCTTGCTCCGACGAACGCCGCATTTGCGAAACTTCCGGCCGGCACGGTCGAGACGCTGGTGAAGCCGGAGAACAAGGCGACGCTGACGAATATTCTTACCTATCACGTCATCCCGGGCAAGATCAGCGCGGCGGCGATCAAGGCCAATGCGGCCAAGCATATGGGCAAGGCAACCTACACCACCGTCAATGGCGGCACGGTAACCTTCATGAAATCGGGCAAGGGCTGGGGCGTGATGGATGCCAAGGGCGGCATGGCCAAGATCACGATCGCAGACGTCAACCAGTCGAACGGCGTGATTCACGTCATCGATACGGTGCTGATGCCCTGA
- a CDS encoding anti-sigma factor — MSDDMLPPVAGARESEGPDPDMAAAELALGLIEGDERAQALRRVLADPGFAQSVEAWRTRLAQLFDLWPEMTPSGGVFARIERSIDSPTAPALEPVRRTGLLWPGIAAIASLIAASLLLVVLLRPAPTAPDPRTTPSAPVIAALPAKMLVAAIFPDTTAVPDASSAPVTAVYDPTTGGLRLTEAALADAKQSAELWIIGADATPRSLGLLSGKGATTLTVNRAHRALLAAGATLAVSLEAVGGSPTGLPQGPVVAKGTLSQV; from the coding sequence ATGAGCGACGATATGCTCCCGCCCGTCGCCGGCGCGCGCGAATCCGAAGGGCCTGATCCAGACATGGCGGCCGCCGAACTGGCGCTCGGCCTGATCGAGGGGGATGAACGTGCGCAGGCATTGCGGCGCGTGCTCGCCGATCCGGGATTCGCGCAGTCGGTCGAGGCATGGCGGACGCGATTGGCGCAATTGTTCGATCTCTGGCCGGAAATGACCCCGTCCGGCGGCGTGTTCGCGCGGATCGAGCGGTCGATCGATTCTCCCACTGCGCCTGCGCTCGAACCGGTGCGCCGGACAGGGCTGCTGTGGCCCGGCATCGCCGCGATCGCCAGCTTGATCGCGGCGAGCCTGTTGCTCGTCGTGCTGTTGCGCCCGGCACCGACTGCGCCCGATCCGCGTACCACGCCGTCCGCGCCGGTGATCGCCGCCCTGCCCGCGAAAATGCTCGTCGCTGCGATCTTCCCGGACACGACCGCCGTTCCGGACGCGTCGAGTGCTCCTGTGACTGCAGTCTACGATCCAACGACCGGCGGCCTGCGCCTGACGGAAGCCGCGCTTGCCGATGCGAAGCAGAGCGCTGAACTGTGGATCATCGGGGCCGACGCCACGCCCCGGTCGCTTGGGCTACTGAGCGGCAAGGGGGCAACGACGCTGACGGTCAATCGGGCTCACCGCGCGCTACTGGCCGCTGGCGCGACTCTTGCTGTCTCGCTGGAGGCAGTCGGCGGATCGCCCACCGGCCTGCCGCAGGGCCCGGTCGTGGCCAAGGGAACGCTGTCGCAGGTCTGA
- a CDS encoding sigma-70 family RNA polymerase sigma factor encodes MLVKTGDEDRQAFRELYLLTSAKLFGITFRICGERQAAEDVLHDVYLTIWKRAGAYEPSRASPITWLATIARNRAIDWQRAQKIRRASPIEGVPDIADRAPIASETIETDQEARRLHVCLDGLEARQRDAIRTAFFDGATYADLAERQNVPLGTMKSWVRRGLLKLKECLGV; translated from the coding sequence ATGCTCGTCAAGACCGGAGATGAGGATCGTCAGGCTTTTCGCGAACTGTACTTACTTACGTCTGCGAAACTATTTGGCATCACCTTCCGTATCTGCGGTGAACGACAAGCGGCGGAAGATGTGTTGCACGACGTATATCTGACGATCTGGAAGCGTGCGGGAGCCTACGAACCCTCGCGTGCAAGCCCGATCACGTGGCTCGCCACGATCGCGCGCAACCGCGCGATCGACTGGCAGCGCGCGCAGAAGATACGCCGCGCCAGCCCGATCGAGGGCGTGCCCGACATTGCGGACCGGGCACCGATCGCGAGCGAAACGATCGAGACCGATCAGGAAGCACGCCGGCTGCATGTCTGCCTCGACGGTCTCGAGGCACGGCAGCGGGACGCGATCCGTACGGCATTCTTCGACGGCGCGACCTATGCCGATCTCGCCGAACGCCAGAACGTGCCGCTGGGCACGATGAAAAGCTGGGTACGGCGCGGCCTCCTCAAATTGAAGGAGTGTCTCGGCGTATGA
- the rpiB gene encoding ribose 5-phosphate isomerase B, which translates to MRIAIASDHAAFNLKAVLAAWLAGQGHDIVDLGPDSTDRVDYPDFGYRLANTVAAGDADRGVALCGSGIGISIAVNRNPAIRCALVGEPLSAALAREHNDANVIAMGARLTGEDMAKVCITAFLTTDFAGGRHSARVDKLSHPQFEELPA; encoded by the coding sequence ATGCGCATCGCCATCGCATCCGATCACGCCGCTTTCAATTTGAAGGCGGTTCTCGCAGCTTGGCTGGCGGGGCAGGGGCATGACATCGTCGATCTTGGCCCCGACAGCACGGACCGCGTCGACTACCCCGATTTCGGATACCGGCTTGCGAATACCGTAGCGGCAGGGGACGCCGATCGCGGCGTTGCCTTGTGCGGGTCGGGCATCGGTATCTCGATCGCGGTCAACCGCAACCCCGCGATCCGTTGCGCGCTGGTGGGCGAGCCGTTGTCCGCGGCGCTTGCGCGCGAGCATAACGATGCCAACGTCATCGCGATGGGCGCCCGCCTGACCGGCGAGGACATGGCGAAGGTCTGCATCACCGCTTTTCTGACCACCGATTTTGCCGGCGGCCGCCATTCGGCGCGCGTCGATAAATTGAGCCATCCGCAGTTCGAGGAGCTTCCAGCATGA
- the glyA gene encoding serine hydroxymethyltransferase, whose translation MSTNPQTLNDVQPDGFFTRSLAEADPAIFAGVAHELKREQTQIELIASENIVSKAVLQAQGSVFTNKYAEGYPGKRYYQGCAPSDEVEALAISRACELFGCGFANVQPHSGAQANGAVMLALVKPGETILGLSLDAGGHLTHGARAAMSGKWFNAVQYGVDPVTHLIDFEQVRALALEHKPKLIIAGGSAYPRQIDFAKFREIADEAGAYFMVDMAHFAGIVAAGHHPSPLPYAHVVTTTTHKTLRGPRGGMVLTNDEAIAKKINSAVFPGLQGGPLMHVIAAKAVAFGEALQPDYKSYIAAVVENAKVLAATLKERGAEVVSGGTDTHLALIDLTPLGVTGKDADEALERAGITCNKNGIPNDPLPPTKTSGIRVGSPAGTTRGFGPAEFRDIGHMVADVLEGLRQKGEAGDPQVEAEVKERVAAMCARFPIYPEGL comes from the coding sequence ATGAGCACCAACCCGCAGACTTTGAACGACGTCCAGCCGGACGGATTCTTCACCCGTAGCCTGGCCGAGGCCGATCCCGCGATCTTCGCCGGCGTCGCGCACGAACTGAAGCGCGAGCAGACGCAGATCGAACTGATCGCGTCGGAGAATATCGTCTCCAAGGCGGTGTTGCAGGCGCAAGGGTCCGTCTTCACCAACAAATATGCAGAGGGCTATCCGGGCAAGCGCTACTATCAGGGCTGCGCGCCGTCCGACGAGGTGGAGGCGCTCGCGATCTCGCGCGCCTGCGAGTTGTTCGGCTGCGGTTTCGCCAACGTGCAGCCTCATTCGGGCGCACAGGCGAACGGCGCGGTGATGCTGGCCTTGGTCAAGCCGGGCGAGACGATCCTCGGCCTCAGCCTCGATGCCGGCGGACATCTTACGCACGGCGCACGCGCGGCGATGTCGGGCAAGTGGTTCAACGCGGTGCAATATGGCGTCGATCCGGTTACGCACCTGATCGATTTCGAACAGGTTCGCGCTTTGGCACTGGAGCATAAGCCGAAGCTGATCATCGCCGGCGGATCCGCCTATCCGCGCCAGATCGATTTCGCGAAATTCCGCGAGATCGCGGACGAGGCCGGCGCTTATTTCATGGTCGATATGGCGCATTTCGCCGGGATCGTCGCGGCGGGCCATCACCCCTCGCCGCTGCCGTACGCGCATGTCGTGACGACGACGACGCACAAGACGCTGCGCGGCCCACGCGGCGGCATGGTGCTGACCAATGACGAGGCGATCGCCAAGAAGATCAACAGCGCGGTGTTCCCGGGCCTGCAGGGCGGGCCGCTGATGCACGTGATTGCAGCGAAGGCAGTCGCGTTCGGCGAGGCGTTGCAGCCCGATTACAAAAGCTACATTGCCGCCGTGGTCGAGAATGCAAAAGTGCTGGCCGCGACGCTCAAGGAGCGCGGGGCGGAAGTCGTTTCGGGCGGCACCGACACGCATCTTGCGCTGATCGACCTGACCCCGCTGGGCGTGACGGGCAAGGATGCGGACGAGGCGCTGGAACGCGCCGGCATTACCTGCAACAAGAATGGCATTCCCAACGATCCGCTGCCGCCGACCAAGACCAGCGGCATCCGCGTCGGATCGCCCGCAGGCACGACGCGCGGTTTCGGCCCGGCGGAATTCCGCGACATCGGCCACATGGTCGCCGATGTGCTCGAAGGGCTGCGTCAGAAGGGCGAAGCCGGCGATCCGCAGGTCGAGGCGGAGGTGAAGGAACGAGTTGCCGCCATGTGCGCTCGGTTCCCGATCTATCCCGAAGGACTTTGA
- the nrdR gene encoding transcriptional regulator NrdR: MRCPFCGHEDSQVKDSRPTDDGAAIRRRRQCEGCAARFTTFERIQLRDLYVLKSEDKREPFDREKLLRSVSIAARKRPIDALRLEKLVSSIQRQLETQGENEIPSKRIGELVMEGLKGMDSVAYIRFASVYKDFREARDFEEFAGSVTEAGKN; encoded by the coding sequence ATGCGCTGCCCATTTTGCGGACATGAAGACAGCCAGGTAAAGGATTCCCGCCCCACAGATGACGGTGCCGCGATCCGGCGCCGTCGCCAGTGTGAGGGGTGCGCGGCACGGTTCACCACGTTCGAGCGAATACAGTTGCGCGACCTGTACGTGCTGAAGAGCGAAGACAAGCGCGAGCCGTTCGACCGCGAGAAACTGCTGAGATCCGTATCGATCGCAGCACGCAAACGGCCGATCGATGCGCTGCGGCTGGAAAAGCTCGTTTCCAGCATCCAGCGCCAACTGGAGACGCAGGGCGAAAACGAAATTCCCTCCAAACGCATCGGCGAACTGGTGATGGAAGGGCTGAAAGGCATGGATTCGGTCGCCTATATACGCTTTGCCAGCGTCTATAAGGACTTCCGTGAAGCTCGCGATTTCGAGGAATTCGCCGGCAGCGTGACCGAAGCGGGCAAGAATTGA
- a CDS encoding RNA methyltransferase, producing the protein MSDVPASSAPLPVIVLVRPQLGENIGKAARAMLNFGLTEMRLVTPRDGWPNPSAGPAASGADIVLEQARVYNSVADAVADCTHVYATTVRKRGVTKPVVTPEQAGRAIHASAGRTAILFGPERSGLETDDVALAREIITVPINAEFGSLNLAQAVILVAYEWSKGIELASPPETDLPLPAPHEELEGMIGQLDAMLEAAHFFYPPARTPVTKRTLRTLLTKPGWSSQEVRTFRGMLSALSGKKGPKDPPT; encoded by the coding sequence TTGAGCGACGTACCGGCCTCTAGCGCGCCACTCCCGGTTATCGTGCTCGTCCGCCCGCAACTGGGTGAGAATATCGGCAAAGCGGCACGCGCGATGCTCAATTTCGGGCTGACTGAGATGCGGCTTGTCACCCCGCGCGACGGCTGGCCGAATCCCTCTGCCGGGCCGGCCGCAAGTGGCGCGGATATCGTGCTGGAACAGGCGCGCGTATATAACAGCGTGGCGGATGCGGTTGCCGACTGCACGCATGTCTATGCGACCACGGTCCGCAAGCGCGGCGTGACCAAGCCGGTCGTGACGCCGGAACAGGCGGGGCGTGCGATCCACGCATCCGCAGGACGAACCGCGATCCTTTTCGGTCCGGAGCGTTCGGGCCTCGAGACTGATGACGTGGCGCTGGCTCGCGAGATCATCACCGTTCCGATCAACGCCGAATTCGGGTCGTTGAACCTGGCGCAGGCGGTGATCCTGGTCGCATACGAATGGTCGAAAGGTATCGAACTTGCCTCGCCGCCGGAGACCGACCTGCCGCTTCCCGCTCCTCACGAGGAATTGGAAGGAATGATCGGACAGTTGGACGCGATGCTCGAGGCGGCGCACTTCTTCTATCCCCCGGCGCGCACCCCGGTGACGAAGCGGACGTTACGCACATTATTGACCAAGCCGGGCTGGTCGAGCCAGGAGGTGCGGACGTTTCGCGGCATGCTGAGTGCTTTGTCGGGGAAGAAGGGGCCGAAAGACCCGCCGACTTAA
- a CDS encoding chorismate mutase, with translation MSDTILPARDCTTMAEVRAGVDQVDRDIVALLVQRFAYMDAAARIKPERAAVRDEVRKAQVIANARTAAEMAGLPGAVIADLWDDLVEASIAYEMAAFDRR, from the coding sequence ATGAGCGATACGATCCTCCCCGCCCGCGACTGCACCACAATGGCGGAGGTTCGCGCCGGCGTGGATCAGGTCGACCGCGACATCGTTGCCCTGCTGGTCCAGCGATTCGCCTATATGGACGCCGCCGCGCGCATCAAGCCGGAGCGTGCCGCGGTTCGCGACGAGGTGCGCAAGGCCCAAGTCATCGCCAACGCCCGAACTGCTGCCGAGATGGCTGGATTGCCCGGCGCGGTCATCGCGGACCTGTGGGACGATCTGGTCGAAGCCTCCATTGCTTACGAAATGGCCGCGTTCGATCGGCGTTAA
- the rpsD gene encoding 30S ribosomal protein S4: MSKRSSAKHKLDRRMGENIWGRPKSPVNKREYGPGQHGQRRKGKVSDFGIQLRAKQKLKGYYGDVTEKQFRACYTEAARMKGDTGQNLIGLLEQRLDMIVYRAKFAPTVFAARQLVSHGHIRVNGVKCNIASRRCFPGMEITLGSKAKEMTLVMEAQSLAEREIPDYVAPDGNAKVTFTRVPTLDEVPYPVKMEPNLVVEFYSR, translated from the coding sequence ATGTCGAAGCGTTCCAGCGCAAAGCACAAGCTCGATCGCCGTATGGGCGAGAATATCTGGGGTCGTCCGAAGTCCCCAGTAAACAAGCGCGAATACGGCCCCGGTCAGCACGGTCAGCGCCGCAAGGGCAAGGTCAGCGATTTCGGTATCCAATTGCGCGCCAAGCAGAAGCTCAAGGGCTATTATGGCGACGTGACCGAGAAGCAGTTCCGCGCCTGCTACACCGAAGCCGCCCGCATGAAGGGTGACACCGGTCAGAACCTGATCGGCCTGCTCGAACAGCGCCTGGACATGATCGTGTACCGCGCGAAGTTCGCCCCGACGGTGTTCGCAGCACGCCAGCTCGTCTCGCACGGACACATCCGCGTCAACGGCGTAAAGTGCAACATCGCATCGCGTCGTTGCTTCCCCGGCATGGAAATCACGTTGGGCAGCAAGGCCAAGGAAATGACGCTGGTGATGGAAGCGCAGAGCCTCGCCGAGCGCGAAATCCCCGATTACGTTGCGCCGGACGGCAATGCCAAGGTCACGTTCACCCGTGTTCCGACGCTGGACGAAGTGCCCTACCCGGTGAAGATGGAACCGAACCTGGTCGTCGAATTCTACTCGCGCTAA